From the Ruminiclostridium josui JCM 17888 genome, one window contains:
- the istB gene encoding IS21-like element helper ATPase IstB, whose protein sequence is MSELAYERIKNNLETLGMRNTLTIIDNYLEQAIHEKRNIVDILDHIFTEEAKSKKSRAVENQIKMSGFPYKKTLDMFDFDFQPSINREQIMELATMRFVENKENVVFLGTPGVGKTHLAVALGMIAAEHRYSTYYINCHNLITQLNKAHYENRLQERLKNFAKYKVLIIDEIGYLPMDIQGANLFFQLIAKRYERNTTIFTSNKAFSAWNEVFSDITIASAILDRILHHCQVVSIKGESYRLKERKEMMTGSTTMVNTLFKTKE, encoded by the coding sequence TTGAGTGAACTAGCTTACGAAAGAATCAAGAACAACCTTGAAACATTAGGAATGAGAAATACACTTACGATTATTGATAATTACTTAGAGCAAGCCATTCATGAAAAGAGAAATATCGTCGATATCTTAGATCATATTTTCACAGAAGAAGCCAAGTCAAAGAAATCAAGAGCTGTGGAAAATCAAATTAAAATGTCAGGATTTCCATATAAAAAGACACTTGACATGTTTGACTTTGATTTTCAACCTAGCATTAACAGAGAGCAGATCATGGAACTTGCGACCATGCGCTTTGTGGAAAATAAAGAAAATGTTGTTTTTCTAGGTACTCCTGGTGTTGGCAAAACACATCTTGCTGTAGCACTTGGAATGATTGCTGCAGAGCATAGATATTCCACTTATTATATTAACTGCCATAACTTAATTACGCAGTTGAATAAAGCCCATTATGAAAATAGACTTCAGGAACGATTGAAGAACTTTGCCAAATACAAGGTACTAATCATTGATGAAATTGGATATCTTCCAATGGATATTCAAGGTGCAAACTTATTTTTTCAATTAATAGCCAAACGATATGAAAGAAATACAACCATATTTACTTCAAATAAAGCTTTTTCAGCATGGAATGAAGTATTCTCAGATATAACTATTGCCTCCGCTATTCTTGACAGAATTCTACATCATTGTCAAGTTGTAAGTATTAAAGGTGAAAGTTATCGTCTAAAGGAACGAAAGGAGATGATGACAGGAAGTACCACAATGGTAAATACATTATTTAAGACTAAGGAATAA
- the istA gene encoding IS21 family transposase has product MKGNYWMEIRNDRKKGLSYTEIARKYHMDPRTAKKYAESDIKPVYQLTGPKPSKLDSYKHQIDLWLEEAPFSAVRIHEKLLEQGCNCKYTIVREYVSSKKQDLNQKATVRFETMPGLQGQVDWGFFENYKVLENGEYKKLYCFLMVLGYSRMRYIEFVTDMSTSTLIRCHVNAFRYFGGYPEEILYDNMKQVVVKRLLKQADSELNRQFEDFAGFYGYKPVLCRPYRGQTKGKVERTVAYVRDNFMTGIKYASLDDLNGQAYAWCNKVNSKVHGTTNERPIDRLRDEMLSPLKREYIIDKINLRRVEKDCLISYAGNKYSVPAEYVGKDVAVIVLQNMLAAYFQGKQISIHKLSYSKNTLNVNKEHYKTMLVKQSFDIENTLLHNPDIVDFPSPKHSLKQYDELMGGVTF; this is encoded by the coding sequence ATGAAAGGAAACTACTGGATGGAAATACGAAATGATCGCAAGAAAGGATTATCTTACACAGAGATTGCAAGGAAATATCATATGGATCCACGTACTGCAAAGAAATATGCAGAATCAGATATAAAACCTGTCTATCAGCTTACTGGTCCCAAACCTTCTAAATTAGACTCTTACAAGCACCAGATCGATTTATGGCTAGAAGAAGCACCATTTAGTGCAGTAAGAATTCATGAAAAGCTTCTAGAACAAGGCTGTAACTGCAAATATACCATAGTCCGTGAGTATGTTTCATCAAAAAAACAGGACTTAAATCAAAAAGCCACTGTCCGATTTGAAACGATGCCTGGACTTCAGGGACAGGTTGACTGGGGATTCTTTGAAAACTATAAGGTACTGGAAAATGGAGAATATAAAAAGCTTTACTGTTTTCTCATGGTTTTAGGGTATTCTAGAATGAGATATATTGAATTTGTAACAGATATGAGTACTTCAACACTAATACGTTGTCATGTAAATGCTTTTCGATATTTTGGAGGATATCCTGAAGAAATATTATACGACAATATGAAACAAGTTGTTGTAAAGCGATTATTAAAACAAGCTGACAGTGAACTCAATAGACAGTTTGAAGATTTTGCAGGATTTTATGGATATAAGCCTGTTCTATGTAGACCATATCGCGGACAGACAAAAGGAAAAGTAGAACGAACCGTTGCGTATGTTAGAGACAACTTTATGACAGGTATAAAATACGCTTCTCTCGATGACTTAAATGGACAGGCGTATGCATGGTGTAATAAGGTTAACAGCAAGGTTCATGGAACTACCAATGAACGTCCTATTGATCGATTGAGAGATGAGATGTTATCTCCATTAAAAAGAGAATACATAATAGACAAAATTAATCTTCGAAGAGTTGAAAAAGACTGCCTTATCAGCTATGCCGGTAATAAGTATTCTGTACCAGCAGAATATGTAGGCAAAGATGTGGCAGTCATTGTCCTTCAAAATATGTTAGCTGCATATTTTCAAGGAAAACAAATATCAATTCATAAATTATCATACAGTAAAAACACCTTAAACGTCAACAAAGAACACTATAAAACAATGTTGGTTAAACAGAGTTTTGATATAGAAAACACACTTCTACATAATCCAGATATTGTAGATTTTCCATCTCCAAAACATTCTCTTAAACAGTATGATGAGCTGATGGGAGGAGTAACATTTTGA